The Streptomyces sp. NBC_00569 genomic sequence CGATCTGGGCAGCTCCCGTACGGTCGGCAAGGTCTCCCTCGACTGGGAACGGGCCTCTGCGCGGGCCTACCGGATCGAGGTGTCCGACGACGGGACCGCGTGGCGGACCGTGTGGTCCACGGACAGCGGGGACGGGGGCCTGGACAACGCGGTGTTCAGTCCGGTGCAGGCGCGGTACGTACGTATCCACGGCGTGACACGCGAAACCAAGTACGGCTACTCGATCAACGAGGCGGCGGTGTACGGCCGCTGAGCTACTCCCGCACCAACGTCAGGATCTGGTCCGCGACGACGTCCAGCACGTCGCCCGCCTTCTCCTCGTCGCCCAGCACGAGGAAGTTGAGGGTGAGCCCGTCGGTCAGCGCGGCCAGATACCTGGCAGCCGCGGGCTCGGGCACGGTCAGCTCCACGCCCAGGGCCGAGGGGAGTTGACGGAGCACCTTGGTGTGGGCCGCGAGATAGCGCTCGTACTGCCGCCGGGCGAGATGCTCATAGCCGGGCTCCCGCAGGGCGTACTGGGTGAGTTCGTACGTCAGCATGTGCTCGCCCGGATTGGCCAGTACGTGGTCCCAGTACGCCTGGAGCCCGGCGCGGATCGTCTCGCGCAGGGTGGGCCTGCGGGTGAGTGTGGTGAGGACGTCCGACTCGGAGTGCTCGGAGATGGTGTCCATCACCGCTTCGAGCAACTCCTGCTTGGAGTCGAAGCAGTAGTGGAAAACGCTCAGCGAGACGCCCGCCTCCGCCACGACGGACCGCGTGGTGGTCTTCGCGACGCCGTCGCGGGCCATGACCCGGATAGCAGCCTCGACCAGTTGCCTGCGCCGCTGCGCCGACGGCATCCGCCCCATGGTGCCTCCTCCCCTGACCTGCGCAAGCATACGCCGCGGGGGTGCGGCGCAGCGGGCCGCTGTGACGGCCCGCGAGCTCCGCCGAGGGAGTCTCGCGGACACGAAGATGAGGTGCGGCCGTACCGAACGAGTCGCGCTCGAACCCTCGATCGTGGGGATCAGCCGTCCAGGCGGGCGGCCCGAGTCTTCAGGTCTTCCGCGAAATGATCCCGGTCGGGTTCGAAAGAGAGGAGATCGGCCGCTGCCTCGCGCAGCAGTTCAGGATCGTCCCGGGCGCTGCAGGCAGGCCAGCCGGAAGGCGAGATTGCGGGCCCGGACCGGCATGGCCATCCGGTCCTCGGCCAATGCGCCACGCAACGCCGGGAGGATTTCTTCCGGAGTGGCGAACGTGATCTTCTCGATGAAGTGCCGGACCGGGTCCGGGATGCGCGGCGCATCCTCCGCGTACGTCGAACTGATCAATTCTTCTGTCGGCTGCGTCAGTTCAGGCATGATCCATTTTCGTTCACGGGTTGAGCCAGTACGTGGCCACATGGTGGTCGTAGACGGAGTTGGCGAGTCCCTGCTCGATCTCGATCCGTCCATGGGACCGGTGAAGCCCGGCCCCGCGCGCGGTGAAGATCGGTGGCCAAGACATCGTTGGATGACCGCAGTGTCTCGCTGTCGACGCGGTGGCTCAGCGGGTCCCAGCGCGTCCGCACCGGACCGCCCCGGCGTTCCGGGCACGCGGGACCGGCGGACGCGCGGCTGAGTTCGTGGCAGAGCAGGGGGCCGTTCGAGACGCCTCCCGCGGCTCGCCGGTCGCGTCGGTCAGGCGGTCGAGGCTGCGAGTTGGCCGAGGCGGCACGTCGGTCGGCGGGGCCGGAGCGTCAGCTGCGGTGGTCGTCTCCGGGGTGGTGACGTGGCGGCCGCTTCGTGTGCGTCGAGGGCGGTGCGGAGCCGCGATCGCCGGTGGCGCGGGTGAAGGCCTCGAAACGCGGTCGGTCCGACGCCGTGAGGGGAGCGGTCAGGCGGACGTCGACGGCGTGGAGAGGAGCTTCTCCACGTCGAGCGCGCCACCGGCCGCCGCGAACTCGTCGGCCACCGCGGCACGCAGCTCCGCATCCGCGGCGAGGTCCGCGGCCGTGCGCGCGAGTGTCGCGGCCGCGTCGAGAACGGTGCGGTCGGCGGCCTCGCCGGCGACGAGCGCGGCGAAGTCGGTCGTGTGCAGGGCCACACCGGCAGGGGCGATGGCCAGCATCGGATGGATCGCCGGAACGCGGACACTGACGTTGCCGAGATCGGTGGAGCCCTGCGCGGCGTCGGGCGCCGCACTGCCCGGGAGCGCGGTCCGGCCACGGCGTCGGAGGTGCTGTGCGAAGCGGGCCGCGAGCGCGTCGTTGGAGCGAACGGGCAGACAAGGCGGGCAGTCGTCCCAGCGGACCGCGACGCGCGTGCCCGTCATCGCGGCCGCGCCCTCGAAGATGCGCTGGACGCGCTGCGACAGCTCGCCGAGCGCCTCGACCGTCGCGGCGCGCAGGTAGAAGTGCGCGGCGGCGTGCTCGGGCACGACATTGGGCCGGGTACCGCCCTGCGTGATCACTCCGTGCACCCGGTCGGTGGGCGGGATGTGCTGTCGCAGTGCGGAGACTCCCTGATACGCGGCGACCACCGCGTCCAGCGCGTTGACGCCCATGAACGGGGACGCGGAAGCGTGGGCCGCGAGCCCGGTGTACTCGACCACGACCTCGCGCAGCCCGAGGAACGGCGCGTCGGTGAGGTCGGCGCCGGCCAACGGGTGCACCATCACCGCCGCGTCGACCCCCTCGAACGCCCCGGCGCGCGCCATGAGTTCCTTGCCGGTGCCGTTCTCCTCGGCGGGGGTACCGAGGAGCAGTACGGTCGCCCCGATGTCTTCTGCCACGCGGGACAGCGCCAGGAACGCGCCGACGCCGGCCGCGCAGATGATGTTGTGGCCGCAACCGTGTCCTGTCCCGGGCAGGGCGTCGTACTCGGCCAGTACCGCGACGGTCGGGCCCGTGCCGTCTCCGACCTGCGCCCGCAGCGCGGTGGGCAGCCCATGGACGCCGACCTCCGCCTCGATGCCGCGCGCGCCGAGCAGAGCCACGATCCGGGAGACTGCCCGGTGCTCCTCGAAGCCGGGTTCGGGGTCCTCGTGGAGGGCGTGGCTGAGGGCGAGGAGATCAGGACCGTCCTCCTCCACGGCCGCGTCGATCCGCACGCCGAGTTGCTCCGAGGCCCCCTTGTACGGTGACGCCGGTGCGGGAGCGGCGGCCGCCGCTCGGGCCGCCTGGTGGGCGTTGCGTTCCAGGTGGGCCAGGCCCGCCCGGCCGGCCGTCAGGATCTGGTCGTGGGCGCGGTGCATCATGCCTCCACCATCGAGGGAGTGGACGAGAGGGAGTCGGTGCCGCCGTAGTGAAAACGGTGGAAGGGCAAGTGGCCGACGGTGGACCGCCGCATGATGGGTCCAGCCCTCGGATATGGATCCAGCCGGACCCATGGATCGCGACGGTATTGGCACGTCAACGGGCATGTCAATAGGGTTCATCGGGATCCATTTATTCCCTGCTCAACCCTTGACTCGCCCTCACTCGGGCGGAAGGGCCGTGAGGGCAAGGCCCGTCAAGAAGAGGCAGAGGGGGCTTCCGTGAATTATTTGGATCCACTTGGGCCCAAAAAAGGGTCCGGTCTGGCCCCTCTCCACGCCGCTCCACGCTCGCCCCCATACCTCCGGGGTTCCCTGTCCCGGTCAGGAGAGGACCCGGGCGGATCGGCGCCACGGCGTGCGGCCGCCGTGGCCAGTCGCCTCACCAGTCGTGCACGGATCCGTCCCGCAGCTTGTTCACCGGCAGGTACTTGCGCTCGTACGGGAAGCGCTCGGCGGCCTTCTCGTCGAACTCGACGCCGATGCCGGGGCGGTCGCCGGGGTGCATCAGGCCGTCCTCGAACGTCCAGGACGTCTCGAACACCTCCTCGTAGCCCGGGAGATGGGCCATGTACTCCTGCATGCCGAAGTTCGGGATCGACAGGTCGACGTGGAGCGCCGCCGCGAGCGACGCGGGGGAGAGGTCGCCCGCGCCGTGCGAGCCGGAGCGGACCCCGTACAGCTCGGCGAGCGAGAAGATCTTGCGCAGGTGTGTGATGCCGCCCGCGTGCGAGACGGACGTGCGGATGTAGTCGATGAGGCGGTTCGTGATCAGGTACTGGCAGTCCCAGATCGAGTTGAAGATCTCGCCGACCGCGAGCGGTGTCGTGGTGTGCTGCCGGATGAGGCGGAAGGCCTCCTGGTCCTCGGCCGGCGTGGGGTCCTCGATCCAGAACAGGCGGTAGGGCTCGAGGGACTTGCCCAGGCGGCCCGCCTCTATGGGGGTGAGCCGGTGGTGCACGTCGTGCAGCAGGTGGAAGTCGTAGCCGAACCGCTCTCGGACGGCGGACATGTAGGTCGGGACGAAGTCCAAGTAGGCGCCCGTGTCCCAGACCTCCTCGCTGGGCAGCGTCCCGTCGGCCGGCTCGTAGGTGTCGCCGTCGCCCTTGCGCATGCCGTACACCCGCTCCAGACCGGGCACCGCCGCCTGCGCGCGCACCGCGCGGAAGCCCCTGTCGAGGAATCGCTGTACGTCGTCGAGGAGTTCGGGGACCGTGTTGCCGCTGGCGTGGCCGTAGACCGTGACGCCGTCGCGGGCCGCGCCGCCGAGCAGCTGGTACACGGGCAGGCCCGCGACCTTGCCCTTGATGTCCCAGAGGGCGACGTCGACGGCGGCGACGGCCGTCATGGTGACCGGGCCGCGCCGCCAGTAGGCGCCCTTGTACAGGTACTGCCACACCTGCTCGATGCGGGCCGGGTCCTTGCCGATCAGGGTGGGGCAGACGTGGTCGCGCAGGTAGGAGGCGACGGACAGCTCGCGGCCGTTGAGGGTCGCGTCGCCGATGCCGGTGACACCGTCCGAAGTGGTGATCTTCAGGGTGACGTAGTTGCGGCCGGGGCAGGTGACGAAGACCTCGGCCGAGGTGATGGTGGCCATGGGTGCCGTTCTTCTCGATGGGGGAGCGCGGGGTAGGGGGAGGTGCCGGCCGGCGCACGGGTTCGGCGGCCGGAACTTGGATCAGGTGAGCGCGGAACGCAGCGCGGCCTCGACGCCGTGCATGGCGAGCGTGCGCGCGAACTCGCCGACCGCATGAGCGAGTTCGGGGTGATGGGCGACGTCCGGCGGCAGGAGGCCGCCTTCGGAGAGCAGAAGACGGGCCGTGTCGGCGGGACCGCTCGCTCGGGCCGCGAGCTCGGCCAGGCGTTGCCTGGCACCGTCGTGGACCGTGCCGAGCGCGCGCTCGTCGTACGCGTCGTCGGCCGTGATGACGCGCAGGTACGCGGCGAGGCCGAGAGCGAGGACGCGCGGGACGCGCCCCGCCGCCAGCGACTCGGCGAGCACCCCCGCCCAGCGGACCGGGATCTTCAAGGAACCGTCGGAGCCGACCTGCGCGGTGCGGTGGCCGAGCGCGGGATTGGCGAACCGGTCGAGGAGTTCGCCGACGTAGGCCGCGCCCGGCATTCCCTCGGGTTCCGGGACCGTGGGCAGGATCTCCTCCCGCATCGCGAACTCCACCGCGCCGCCCAGGAGCTCGTCCGTCACCGCCTGGTCGATGCAGCGGTGTCCGCGCAGCAGGCCGAGGTAGGCGAGGAGCGAGTGGGCGCCGTTGAGGAGCCGCAGTTTCATCAGCTCGTACGGAGCGACATCGTCGGTGAACAGCGCGCCCGCGTGCTCCCACGCCGGGCGTCCGGCGCGGAAGTCGTCCTGCATGACCCACAGCCGGTACGGCTCGGCGGGCACCGGCACCGTGTCGCGGACGCCGAAGGCGCGGGCGACCAGGTCACGGTGCTCGTCGGTGGTGGCGGGCGCGATCCGGTCGACCATGGTGTTCGGCGTGGTCAGCGAGGTCGCGACGTAGGCCTGCAGCTCGGGGCGTTCCGCGGCGGGCAGCGCGGCGACGAACTCGTCCACGAGGGTGTGCAGTCGGTGCCCGTTGTCCATGAGGTTGTCGCAGCTGAGCACGGTGAGCGGCGACCCGTCGGTGCGGGCCCGGTGCTGGAGCCCGCGCACGATCAGGCCGAGTGCGGTGCGGGGCGGGCCGCCCGCGAGGTCGGCGCGGACCAGCGGGTCGTCGAGGTCGAGGCGGCCGTCTGCGCCGAAGGTGTACCCCTTCTCGGTCACCGTGACGGAGACGATGCGCGTGGTGGAGCTGCCGATCGCGGCGACGACCTCGGCGCCCTGCCCGTCGGCGACGAGGCCCGGATGATGCACCCCGGGCACGGTCGCGGCGACGCCCGCGTCGCGGCGCAGGGTGAGGACGGTATAGAGCCGGTCCTGCTCCGCCATGCCGGTCAGCACCGGGCGCGGACCTCGTGCCGCACTCGTCGAGACACCCGTGATGCCCCAGGGGCCGGGGCTGTGGCGCAGGGCGTCGGCGGTGTAGACGGCCTGGTGGGCCCTGTGGAAGTTGCCCAGGCCCAGATGGACGATGCCGGGTTCGGGGAGGGGCGGGGGCAGCTTCAGACCGGCCACGGGCAGGGCGGTACGGGACAGGCGGGGCAGGGCGGTACGCGAGGGGCGGGGCCATGCGTGCGAGGTCATGGTCAGGCCTCCCGCGCCGGCTCGACCAGGACCTTCATCTGTGACGGGTCGGTCAGCGCGACCTCGAGCGCCTCGGCCGCCCGCTCCAACGGGAAGGCGGAGGTGACCAGTTCAGCCAGCTGGACCCGGCCCGCCAACGCGGCCGCCGCCGCGAAGTCCCCCGCCCCGTACCGGAACGACGTCACCAGCGACAGTTCCTGACGCTGCATCCACGCCAGCGGCAGCTCGGTCAGCGGCCGGCTCGGATTGCCGACGACCACAGCGGTGCCGCCGGGGCGCAGCGCGCGGATCCCCGACACGAGGGCGGGCCCCACGCCGGAGCAGTCGAACACGGCGTCGTAGCCGTCCGGCGAGGCCAGCGCGAGAGCCCGCTCCGGATCGGGCGCGAGGCCGGCCGCGTCCACGGTGTGCAGGCCGAGCCGCGCCGCGAACTCCCGGCGCTCGGCCGCCACATCGGACACCGTCACGGTCCCGGCGCCGGCGGCGGCAGCGACCTGCGCGACCAGCACACCGATCGGCCCCGCCCCCGTGACCAGCACACGCTGACCGGGGGCGAGCGCCGCGCGGCGCACCGCGTGCACGGCGACAGCGAGCGGCTCGATGAGCGCGCCGAGCCGGACGTCCGTCGACGCGGGCAGCGGATGTACGAAGTCCCGCGGCACGCACACGTACTCGGCGAGCGCGCCGTCCGTCGGCGGCGAACCGAAACAGGTGCCCTTCGGGCAGAGGTTGTAGCGCCCGGCCCGGCACAGCGCGCAGGTGCCGCACGGGTGCGCCGGTTCCACGGCCACGGCCGTGCCGTGGGGCAGGTCGTCGGCACCTGCGCCGTGGCCGACGACCACGCCGGCCGGCTCGTGGCCGAGGACGGTCGGCTGCCGCAGGACGTTCGGGCCGTTCTCGCCGTGGGCGTAGTAGTGCAGGTCGGACCCGCACAGTCCGACGGCACGGACGGCGACCAGGACCTGGCCCGGCCCGGGCTCGGGCACCGGGCGGTCCTCGACGCGCACGTCCTTGGGGCCGTGCAGCACGGCGGCGCGATGTATGGACTCGACGGGCTCGACCGACTGGGCCACGGGGCGTCCCTCTCTTTCGTGCGGGGATGGAGCGGGTTGGGGCGGGTTAGCGCACCGGCAGCGGTTCGACGCGCTTGATGACGAACGCGTAGGTGAGGGCGCCGACGACGGACAGGGCGCCGGACACCAGGAGCGGCACCAGGTACGAGCCCCCGGAGGATGCCAGCAGGAATCCGGTGACGATCGGGCCGAGGATCCCCGCCACGTTCGAGGCGAAGTTCTGGATGCCGGCGAGCGAGGCGACATGTCCGGCGGTCGGCGCCACGTCGGCGGGCAGCGACGCCACGGACGCGGTCGAGAAGGTCAGCGAGGCGTAGCTGAGGGAGAGCAAGGCGAGGGCGCCGGACGCGGTCGGCACGACGACGGTGAGCGCGATCACGGACGAGCACAGCGTGCCGGAGACCAGGCAGGTCTTGCGGACCCTGGTGGTCGACCAGCCCTTGCGGAGCAGCCGGTCGGCGGTGAAGCCGCCGAGCAGCGACCCGAAGATGGCGACCAGGCCGGGGACCGTGCCGAAGAAGCCGAGCTTGAGGAGGTCGAAGCCGCGCTCGTCGACGAGGTAGCTGGGGAACCAGGTGATGAAGAAGTAGATGACGTAGTTGAGGCAGAAGAAGCCGAGCATCATGCCCCAGACCGTCCGGTAGCGGAACAGGTCCCGCCAGCGCACCTTGGGCGCGTCCGCATCCTGCGCGGCCGTCTCGTCGGTGTGAGCGCCGCCCGCCTCGATGTAGGCGCGCTCCTCGGCGGTCAGCTTCGGGTGGTCGGCGGGCTCGTGGTAGAGCCGCCACCAGCCGATGATCCACAGAAAGCCGAGCAGGCCGCAGGCGATGAACGCGACCCGCCAGTGGAACGCGGAGACCAGCATCGTCACCAGTGGCAGGGCGATGGCCGTGCCGACGCGCGCGCCGTTGTCCCAGACGCTGTTGGCGAGCGTTCGTTCATGCCGGGGGAACCAGCGGGAGACGGCCTTCGCGGGTGCGGGATATCTGGCGGCCTCACCGGCGCCGAGCAGCATCCGGGCGCCGACGAGCGAGCCGACGCCGCGGACCAGGCCCATCCCGACGGTGGCCACCGACCACCAGACGGCGCCGATCGCGAAGACCCGCTTCACGCCGTACTTGTCCAGGAGTGCCCCGGCGGGCAGTTGGCACAGCGCGTACGTGAAGAAGAAGGCACTGAGGATGAAGCCCTGGGTCTCGGGACCGATGTGCAGGTCGTCCGACATGGACGGCAACGCGACGCTGAGCGTGGAGCGGTCCAGGTAGTTGACGGCGAGGCCGCCGAAGCACAGGACGGCTATGCCCCAGCGGACGTTCTTCCCCCGGCCGCGCGGGCGGGCGGGGAGCGGGGTGCCGGGCGGGGCAGCCGGCGCCTCACTCTCGGTGGCGGAGCGGGTGGTCATCGTTGACCTCCGGTCGAGGGGGACGGGCGGACGTGACGGAAGCGGTTCGCGAGACCGGGGCACAGGAGTGTCCACAGCGGGGACAGGGACACGGGCACGGCCAGGGGGTCGTTGACCTCCGCGTCATTTTCTACCCCCCGTGCGTACTTACATACAAGCCTTGTATGTAAGTAACCTTGCAGCTGAGGTGAGAAAGTGAGCGTCATGGCAGCTCAGCGGCGGGAACCGAGAAAGACGCGACGGGTCGAAGCGGAGACGTCGCGTCCGCGCGAGTCCGTCCGGACTCGGGTGCACGCCCTGCTGCGGGCGCGCATCACCTCCCTCGAGCTCCTGCCGGGCGCGCCCCTGTCGGAGAACGAGCTGGCCGCGGAGCTGGACGTCAGCCGCACCCCGGTGCGCGAGGCACTGATCCTGCTGGCCGAGGAGTCGCTGGTCGACGTCTTCCCCAAGCTCGGTACGTTCGTCTCGCGGATCAGCGTCGACGCCGTACTGGAAGCCCAGTTCATGCGGGAGGCGCTCGAACTGGCGGCGTTGCGCGAGGCGGTGACGAAGTCCGGCGCGCAGGACATCACGGCGCTGCGCGCCATCCTCGAGGCGCAGCGGGCCGCGCTGAAGGCGGGGGACGCGGGCCTGTTCTTCGAGCAGGACGAGGCCTTCCACCGCCGCCTGATGGAGGCGAGCGGGCACCGCACACTGTGGCGCACGGTGGCGACCGCCAAGGCGCACCTCGACCGGGCCCGTCGGCTGAGTCTGCCGCTGCCGCACCGGATCGAGACGCTGGTCGCCGAGCACGCCGCGGTGGTCGACGCCCTGGAACAGCGGGACGCGGCGCGCGCGGAGGGCGCGCTGCGCGGACACCTCCAAGGCGTCTTCGACGACATCGGAACGATCAGGGCAGGCCATCCGGAGCTGTTCGCGGATCCGCATGAGCAGCCGGGCAGCGCCCCGGCCCGCCCACGGGTCCATCCCGGGCTGCGCGCCTGACGTCACTCACTCCGGGGGCGGCTCGTCTGCCGGTCGAGGGGCGAGCGGCCTTGCGCCCGGTTCCCCGGTACCGGTGAGCGGCCTCACCATCCGCAGTCGATGTCGGTCGATCCTCCGTGGAGGACCGGATCGGTGGCCGTGCCCCTGATCCGTAGCGCACCGCTGTCCTGCCCCCAACTCAAGTCGTACGCGCCCGCGCCGACGGGCCGGAAACCGTCGTCGACCGTCCAGGACCCCGACTTGCCCAGCGCCAGGCCGGTGCGCCCCACCGCGTAGGCCTCGCCGTTGCCGATCACGAGGAACGACGTCTCCCGCACCACGGCCGTGCAGCCCCCCGGCCCCGCCGGGCGTAGCACCTGGTAGTCCGCTTCCGAGATCAGGTCGTCCACGGCTCCCCAGCCAGTGCCGAGCACGGCGGTGACGATCAGCAGAACGTTCCCCAGCCGGGCCCGTGGGGCTCGCTTGCGGGGGAGGCCCGAAGCATCCGCCGGGCCACCCGCCCGGGTGAGGGCCCGTCGGAGAACGAACGACATGACCAGGAGAGCCGCACTCACGCCCCAGCCGGGAATCACCCGTCCCTGCACGACCAGCAGGAGACTGCTCCAGCTCGCCACGGCGGCGAGAGCCAGGCTGCCGGTGCCTACTGCGGTGGAGACGGTGGGCGACAGGCTCACGCTGCGCTGCGTACGTTCTTCGGTCATGGCGGGTACGACTCTCCGAACGCGCCGTCAGTTGCGCTGAGAGCCGTGCCGCGGTCCGAACATGTGACGCCGAGTCGGCAGGGCGACGGGTTGTCCCCACGGGGCCCCGCCGACACGAACAAGGACAAACCTGGGCGCCGGCCGGTTTGTCCTTGCTCGTGTGAGGCGTCGTGGAGGGCGCCATGAAGGGCGACCCCAGGACTGGAGGCGGGGCCTAGCTCAGGGTCTTGAGCGCCGCTGCCGCGTCGTACGGCTTCAGCTCGTCGAAACGGCCCTCCAGGACCTTCGCCGCCCACTCCGGGTCCTGGAGCAGGGCGCGGCCGATGGCGACCATGTCGAACTCGTCGCGCTCCAGGCGGTCGAGGAGGTCGTCGATGCCCTTGACCGCGGAGCCCTCACCCATGAAGGCGCGGATGAAGTCGCCGTCGAGGCCGACGGAGCCGACCGTGATGGTGGGCTTGCCGGTGAGCTTCTTGGTCCAGCCCGCGAGGTTCAGGTCCGAGCCGTCGAACTCCGGGCTCCAGTAACGGCGGGTGGAGGCGTGGAAGGCGTCGACGCCGGCCGCGGCGAGGGGGCTGAGGATCGCCTCGAGCTCGTCCGGGGTCTCGGCGAGCCGCGCGTCGTAGGCCTCCTGCTTCCACTGCGAGTAGCGGAAGATCACCGGGAATTCGGGGGAGACGTTCTCGCGGATCGCGGCGACGATCTCGGCGGCGAACCGCGTGCGGGCCACCGCGTCGCCACCGTAGCCGTCGGTACGGCGGTTGGTCCCGGCCCAGAAGAACTGGTCGAGCAGGTAGCCGTGGGCGCCGTGCACCTCGACGCCGTCGAAGCCGATGCGCTCGGCGTCCTTGGCGGCCTGCGCGAACGCGCCGATGACGTCGTCCAGGTCGCCCTGGGTCATGGCCTTGCCCGTGCCCTCGGTGCCGTCGATGCGAAGGCCCGACGGGCCGACGGCCGGGGCCTCGGCGAAGGGCGGCTTGCCCTGCTGGCGCACCATGCCGATGTGCCACAGCTGCGGCACGATCGTGCCGCCCGCCGCGTGCACGTCCTCGGCGACCTTCGCCCAGCCGGCCAGCTGCTCCTCGCCGTGGAAGCGCGGCACCCGGTCGCTCTCTCCGGCCGACTCGTGGCCGACGTAGGTCCCCTCGGTGACGATCAGGCCCACGCCCGCGGCGGCGCGGCGGGAGTAGTAGGACCGAACGTCCTCGCCCGGGACGCCGTTCGGCGAGAACATACGCGTCATGGGCGCCATCGCGATGCGGTTCGGGACCTTCAGGCCGTTCAGCGCGACAGGGCGCGACAGGATCTCGGCAGCGCGGGAAACAGGCGACGCGGCGTCAGTCACAGAGTGCTCCTTTTGGGTACCAGTCGGTATGTGCACAAGCATGCAATCCGCGTGTGCCAACCGTTCCGGCCTCCACGGCATTCCGCGGGTCGGCCTCGTCCCCATGTGATCCGGGCCACGGCTCAGGGGTCCCTGGGTGGCCGACCGCGTCGAAGGTCTGTCGCAGCGCCCCAGCCGGCGGCGCGAGCGTCGCTCTGAAGGGAGCATGCCCGGGGCTCCCGGCCATCGAGACGCTGGGACATGCAGCCGAGACGGAAGGCTATTCAGTGGCTCGTTCGAGCTCCCTATGGTTGAGGACATCAAGCGGGGCGCCGGGCCGGCGCCCTCAACCCCGCCTGGAACAGGGAGAGTTACCGTGCGCGCAGTGATTCAGAAGTCCTTCGGCGGTCCCGAGGTTCTCGAGGTCGTCGAGACCGAGCGGCCGAAGCCGCTCTCCGGCGAGGTTCTCGTCAAGGTGCACGCCAGCGCGGTCAACCCGGTGGACGTGGCCGTCAGGTCCGGCGCCTTCCCGCTGCTCGGCGAGCCCCCGTTCGGCGTCGGCTGGGACATCTCGGGGGTCGTCGAGGAGGCCGCCCCCGGCAG encodes the following:
- a CDS encoding mannitol dehydrogenase family protein; amino-acid sequence: MTSHAWPRPSRTALPRLSRTALPVAGLKLPPPLPEPGIVHLGLGNFHRAHQAVYTADALRHSPGPWGITGVSTSAARGPRPVLTGMAEQDRLYTVLTLRRDAGVAATVPGVHHPGLVADGQGAEVVAAIGSSTTRIVSVTVTEKGYTFGADGRLDLDDPLVRADLAGGPPRTALGLIVRGLQHRARTDGSPLTVLSCDNLMDNGHRLHTLVDEFVAALPAAERPELQAYVATSLTTPNTMVDRIAPATTDEHRDLVARAFGVRDTVPVPAEPYRLWVMQDDFRAGRPAWEHAGALFTDDVAPYELMKLRLLNGAHSLLAYLGLLRGHRCIDQAVTDELLGGAVEFAMREEILPTVPEPEGMPGAAYVGELLDRFANPALGHRTAQVGSDGSLKIPVRWAGVLAESLAAGRVPRVLALGLAAYLRVITADDAYDERALGTVHDGARQRLAELAARASGPADTARLLLSEGGLLPPDVAHHPELAHAVGEFARTLAMHGVEAALRSALT
- a CDS encoding TetR/AcrR family transcriptional regulator; this encodes MGRMPSAQRRRQLVEAAIRVMARDGVAKTTTRSVVAEAGVSLSVFHYCFDSKQELLEAVMDTISEHSESDVLTTLTRRPTLRETIRAGLQAYWDHVLANPGEHMLTYELTQYALREPGYEHLARRQYERYLAAHTKVLRQLPSALGVELTVPEPAAARYLAALTDGLTLNFLVLGDEEKAGDVLDVVADQILTLVRE
- a CDS encoding GntR family transcriptional regulator: MAAQRREPRKTRRVEAETSRPRESVRTRVHALLRARITSLELLPGAPLSENELAAELDVSRTPVREALILLAEESLVDVFPKLGTFVSRISVDAVLEAQFMREALELAALREAVTKSGAQDITALRAILEAQRAALKAGDAGLFFEQDEAFHRRLMEASGHRTLWRTVATAKAHLDRARRLSLPLPHRIETLVAEHAAVVDALEQRDAARAEGALRGHLQGVFDDIGTIRAGHPELFADPHEQPGSAPARPRVHPGLRA
- a CDS encoding alcohol dehydrogenase catalytic domain-containing protein, with amino-acid sequence MAQSVEPVESIHRAAVLHGPKDVRVEDRPVPEPGPGQVLVAVRAVGLCGSDLHYYAHGENGPNVLRQPTVLGHEPAGVVVGHGAGADDLPHGTAVAVEPAHPCGTCALCRAGRYNLCPKGTCFGSPPTDGALAEYVCVPRDFVHPLPASTDVRLGALIEPLAVAVHAVRRAALAPGQRVLVTGAGPIGVLVAQVAAAAGAGTVTVSDVAAERREFAARLGLHTVDAAGLAPDPERALALASPDGYDAVFDCSGVGPALVSGIRALRPGGTAVVVGNPSRPLTELPLAWMQRQELSLVTSFRYGAGDFAAAAALAGRVQLAELVTSAFPLERAAEALEVALTDPSQMKVLVEPAREA
- the manD gene encoding D-mannonate dehydratase ManD, encoding MATITSAEVFVTCPGRNYVTLKITTSDGVTGIGDATLNGRELSVASYLRDHVCPTLIGKDPARIEQVWQYLYKGAYWRRGPVTMTAVAAVDVALWDIKGKVAGLPVYQLLGGAARDGVTVYGHASGNTVPELLDDVQRFLDRGFRAVRAQAAVPGLERVYGMRKGDGDTYEPADGTLPSEEVWDTGAYLDFVPTYMSAVRERFGYDFHLLHDVHHRLTPIEAGRLGKSLEPYRLFWIEDPTPAEDQEAFRLIRQHTTTPLAVGEIFNSIWDCQYLITNRLIDYIRTSVSHAGGITHLRKIFSLAELYGVRSGSHGAGDLSPASLAAALHVDLSIPNFGMQEYMAHLPGYEEVFETSWTFEDGLMHPGDRPGIGVEFDEKAAERFPYERKYLPVNKLRDGSVHDW
- a CDS encoding NADH:flavin oxidoreductase, with amino-acid sequence MLVHIPTGTQKEHSVTDAASPVSRAAEILSRPVALNGLKVPNRIAMAPMTRMFSPNGVPGEDVRSYYSRRAAAGVGLIVTEGTYVGHESAGESDRVPRFHGEEQLAGWAKVAEDVHAAGGTIVPQLWHIGMVRQQGKPPFAEAPAVGPSGLRIDGTEGTGKAMTQGDLDDVIGAFAQAAKDAERIGFDGVEVHGAHGYLLDQFFWAGTNRRTDGYGGDAVARTRFAAEIVAAIRENVSPEFPVIFRYSQWKQEAYDARLAETPDELEAILSPLAAAGVDAFHASTRRYWSPEFDGSDLNLAGWTKKLTGKPTITVGSVGLDGDFIRAFMGEGSAVKGIDDLLDRLERDEFDMVAIGRALLQDPEWAAKVLEGRFDELKPYDAAAALKTLS
- a CDS encoding MFS transporter codes for the protein MTTRSATESEAPAAPPGTPLPARPRGRGKNVRWGIAVLCFGGLAVNYLDRSTLSVALPSMSDDLHIGPETQGFILSAFFFTYALCQLPAGALLDKYGVKRVFAIGAVWWSVATVGMGLVRGVGSLVGARMLLGAGEAARYPAPAKAVSRWFPRHERTLANSVWDNGARVGTAIALPLVTMLVSAFHWRVAFIACGLLGFLWIIGWWRLYHEPADHPKLTAEERAYIEAGGAHTDETAAQDADAPKVRWRDLFRYRTVWGMMLGFFCLNYVIYFFITWFPSYLVDERGFDLLKLGFFGTVPGLVAIFGSLLGGFTADRLLRKGWSTTRVRKTCLVSGTLCSSVIALTVVVPTASGALALLSLSYASLTFSTASVASLPADVAPTAGHVASLAGIQNFASNVAGILGPIVTGFLLASSGGSYLVPLLVSGALSVVGALTYAFVIKRVEPLPVR
- a CDS encoding M20 family metallopeptidase yields the protein MMHRAHDQILTAGRAGLAHLERNAHQAARAAAAAPAPASPYKGASEQLGVRIDAAVEEDGPDLLALSHALHEDPEPGFEEHRAVSRIVALLGARGIEAEVGVHGLPTALRAQVGDGTGPTVAVLAEYDALPGTGHGCGHNIICAAGVGAFLALSRVAEDIGATVLLLGTPAEENGTGKELMARAGAFEGVDAAVMVHPLAGADLTDAPFLGLREVVVEYTGLAAHASASPFMGVNALDAVVAAYQGVSALRQHIPPTDRVHGVITQGGTRPNVVPEHAAAHFYLRAATVEALGELSQRVQRIFEGAAAMTGTRVAVRWDDCPPCLPVRSNDALAARFAQHLRRRGRTALPGSAAPDAAQGSTDLGNVSVRVPAIHPMLAIAPAGVALHTTDFAALVAGEAADRTVLDAAATLARTAADLAADAELRAAVADEFAAAGGALDVEKLLSTPSTSA